A window of Rhodothermales bacterium contains these coding sequences:
- a CDS encoding AAA family ATPase translates to MDPLFLSIVVFAAGWLAHWLLVRKRLQESSGAQSETRPPTASGKHSETPTSSAGDLVQRLYKLVDPVETFLEDSAHPQDLLTFPDFMKGASLFADEDLKLDEVADYATGANFTIACMALEGLSNRPDSGSVSTRIAEFTGNYAGWSIFFVLRYARSFATPPFFGHFLTKANDWWVRNPIVMDRIRDTVDSLSGPALEAELTAFTTHLGSADSSDNVRAVLDLAGDGQAARFRDALNEWEGSHTDVAKLATLGSIWDSNDVTGLVEHAAARTNLEHIESELVANHRSVMLVGERGVGKTAVIRLLAAQLQKQGWIVFETPGSRLMAGNVYMGQLEKHLLDIIAAV, encoded by the coding sequence ATGGACCCTCTCTTTCTATCTATCGTCGTGTTCGCGGCAGGATGGCTCGCGCACTGGCTGCTAGTTCGCAAGCGCCTGCAAGAAAGTTCGGGCGCACAGTCCGAAACTCGGCCGCCGACAGCCTCCGGCAAACATTCCGAAACACCGACCAGCTCTGCCGGCGATCTTGTTCAGCGTCTCTACAAACTCGTCGATCCGGTCGAGACGTTCCTGGAGGACAGCGCGCACCCACAGGACCTGCTCACGTTTCCCGATTTCATGAAAGGCGCCTCGCTGTTCGCCGACGAGGATCTAAAACTGGATGAAGTTGCCGACTACGCTACCGGCGCCAACTTCACCATCGCTTGCATGGCTCTGGAAGGACTCAGCAATAGACCGGATTCCGGGTCCGTGTCAACGCGGATAGCGGAGTTCACTGGAAACTACGCGGGCTGGTCGATTTTCTTCGTGTTGAGGTACGCACGGTCATTCGCGACTCCGCCTTTTTTCGGTCACTTCCTGACGAAGGCGAATGACTGGTGGGTGCGGAATCCGATCGTCATGGATCGAATCCGGGACACCGTCGACAGCCTCTCCGGTCCGGCGCTGGAGGCGGAGTTGACGGCCTTCACGACTCACCTCGGTTCTGCCGACTCATCAGACAACGTCAGGGCCGTACTCGACTTGGCTGGAGACGGCCAGGCTGCCCGATTCCGGGACGCGCTGAACGAGTGGGAAGGCTCTCACACGGATGTCGCGAAGCTGGCTACCCTCGGCTCTATCTGGGATTCGAATGATGTGACCGGACTGGTGGAACATGCGGCTGCCCGGACGAACCTCGAGCACATTGAGTCGGAACTCGTCGCCAACCATCGTTCCGTAATGCTTGTCGGTGAGCGCGGGGTCGGAAAGACCGCCGTCATCCGTCTGCTCGCGGCGCAGTTGCAGAAGCAGGGCTGGATCGTTTTCGAGACGCCCGGCTCCCGCCTCATGGCGGGCAACGTGTATATGGGACAACTGGAGAAGCACCTGCTGGATATCATCGCCGCCGTAC
- a CDS encoding serine hydrolase: protein MNRSALGIRRPGNWKVALGGVLACILIAGLVLGPRLLRLYRVVHLFDEDVIVQNFLHMEDVFPVTTIAASSEPFRFPQGATITLPAQLAINGDTVDTQVHFDHTKVTGLLVIKDGQIVFEEYYRGHSEDGYHMSWSVAKSFVSALVGIAFAEGALDSIDDPVTKYVPQLQGSGYAGVRIKDILQMSSGVRFNEDYSDFSSDVNRLRRILAWGGSLDELAESLEVEVPPGTRHHYVSIDTQVLGMLLVRITGTSLSQYLEEKLWHPLGMEYPATFIVDDDGMELALGGLSASLRDYAKLGYLYLNEGRWGDEQVVPRQWVLDSVTPDAPHLLPGKDNPQSNTAWGYGYQWWIPLNPDGEYMAVGFGNQFIYVYPKEHLVIVKNTANHHYSSDIGYYHGMDVALFREIASGLR from the coding sequence ATGAACCGATCTGCGCTTGGAATCCGACGCCCCGGCAACTGGAAGGTGGCTCTCGGCGGTGTGTTGGCCTGTATCCTGATAGCGGGTCTGGTCCTGGGGCCCCGTCTTCTGAGACTCTACCGTGTAGTTCACCTGTTCGACGAAGATGTCATTGTACAGAACTTCCTTCATATGGAAGACGTGTTTCCCGTGACGACCATAGCTGCATCGTCCGAGCCTTTCCGGTTCCCGCAAGGAGCTACGATTACCCTTCCAGCGCAGCTAGCGATCAACGGAGATACAGTTGATACGCAGGTGCATTTCGATCACACGAAAGTCACGGGCCTGCTCGTCATCAAGGATGGCCAGATTGTTTTCGAGGAGTACTACCGTGGCCACAGCGAAGACGGATACCACATGTCATGGTCAGTTGCCAAGAGCTTTGTCTCAGCGCTGGTCGGCATCGCGTTCGCCGAGGGAGCATTAGACTCCATCGACGACCCCGTCACCAAGTATGTCCCACAACTTCAAGGATCGGGTTACGCCGGGGTACGCATCAAGGACATTCTGCAAATGTCCTCGGGTGTACGATTCAACGAGGACTACAGTGACTTCAGTTCGGACGTCAACCGCCTCCGACGAATTCTCGCCTGGGGAGGATCACTGGATGAGCTCGCCGAAAGTTTGGAGGTGGAAGTGCCACCGGGCACACGCCATCACTACGTGAGCATCGACACCCAGGTACTCGGGATGCTACTTGTGCGGATCACAGGAACGTCCCTGAGTCAGTACCTGGAGGAAAAGCTCTGGCATCCACTCGGCATGGAATATCCTGCAACCTTCATCGTTGACGACGACGGAATGGAACTCGCTCTCGGCGGCTTAAGTGCATCGCTGCGGGATTATGCAAAGCTCGGGTATCTCTATCTGAACGAGGGGAGATGGGGGGATGAGCAGGTAGTCCCGAGGCAGTGGGTGCTGGACTCGGTGACGCCAGACGCGCCGCACCTGCTTCCGGGCAAAGACAACCCACAGTCAAACACAGCCTGGGGTTACGGCTACCAGTGGTGGATCCCGCTCAATCCCGACGGTGAGTACATGGCCGTGGGCTTTGGCAATCAGTTCATTTATGTCTATCCGAAAGAACACCTGGTGATCGTCAAGAACACGGCCAATCACCACTACAGCAGCGACATAGGGTATTACCACGGAATGGACGTGGCTCTGTTTCGAGAGATCGCTTCAGGCTTGCGGTAG
- a CDS encoding PDZ domain-containing protein: MKFFLSIVCLLAFPTGFVAISTCAAQDDPILSFQGEQAVIPMPATAGRHLVQVRIGNAGPYAFLIDTGSTISAIDTQLAKSLGLKIVGEILVGAPGGEQVAANRVSMLPVTAGDLLIEHAEMVAIDLVEMTNGLMEGILGMDLFRELVLTYDPQNERAVVSREHLRADDPSVVKIDSSGGGVNAAISVAGRKVMAHFDSGSPGGVTLPLDMMDGLPLASGPSKAGKARLVGGERSLLERKLEGAVKIGTLEYVNPTLTFMDPSAPFANIGSKVLDELLIVIDQRSRLLSIKEAEPRQQADQAAPVPRRLGVRFRGSPGGGLSEIAGVDPGSPGEQAGFEVGDRVVSLNERSISEYDQQSLGQLIRGPSDLTWVVERAGERLTIVVR, from the coding sequence ATGAAATTCTTCCTCTCGATTGTCTGCCTCCTGGCCTTTCCGACCGGCTTCGTCGCCATTTCGACCTGCGCAGCCCAGGACGACCCGATCCTGAGCTTTCAGGGGGAGCAGGCTGTTATCCCAATGCCGGCAACAGCGGGTCGCCATCTCGTTCAGGTCCGGATCGGTAACGCCGGTCCCTACGCGTTTCTGATTGACACCGGCTCAACCATCAGCGCGATTGACACGCAGCTCGCTAAGTCGCTGGGCCTGAAGATCGTCGGCGAGATTCTGGTCGGCGCTCCGGGTGGAGAGCAAGTGGCAGCTAACCGTGTGTCCATGCTACCGGTCACGGCGGGAGATCTGCTCATCGAGCACGCGGAGATGGTCGCGATTGATCTTGTCGAAATGACTAATGGGCTCATGGAAGGGATCCTCGGCATGGATCTCTTTCGCGAACTGGTACTGACGTACGACCCGCAGAATGAACGAGCCGTCGTCTCACGAGAGCACTTGCGGGCAGACGACCCATCGGTCGTCAAGATCGACTCTTCCGGAGGAGGTGTTAACGCAGCAATCTCGGTAGCAGGTCGAAAGGTGATGGCGCATTTCGATTCGGGCTCGCCGGGCGGGGTTACACTGCCGCTGGACATGATGGACGGTCTGCCGCTCGCGAGCGGTCCATCCAAAGCCGGCAAGGCCAGGCTAGTGGGTGGTGAACGCTCGTTGCTCGAACGAAAACTCGAAGGCGCGGTCAAGATCGGAACGCTCGAGTACGTGAATCCGACCCTGACTTTCATGGACCCGTCGGCACCGTTCGCAAATATCGGCTCGAAGGTTCTCGACGAACTCCTGATTGTCATTGATCAGCGTTCGCGACTGTTGTCGATCAAAGAAGCGGAACCCCGGCAGCAGGCTGATCAGGCCGCTCCGGTGCCGCGGCGGTTGGGCGTACGATTTCGCGGCAGTCCGGGAGGCGGTCTGAGCGAAATCGCCGGCGTTGACCCCGGTTCGCCTGGAGAGCAAGCAGGCTTCGAAGTCGGTGATCGGGTCGTGAGTCTGAATGAACGTTCGATATCAGAGTATGACCAACAGTCTCTGGGGCAGCTGATTCGTGGGCCGTCCGATCTGACGTGGGTTGTGGAGCGCGCCGGGGAACGTCTTACGATCGTGGTCCGGTAG
- a CDS encoding PadR family transcriptional regulator, giving the protein MAKLTELEGVVLGLVHRLQPCTAYTVRMALSRSPSTYWSGSSGSVYPALKRLENTRLLESTADASDGRSRRLIVLTRSGRAALETWVMGASDPEVVSCVFDPVRARAFFLEILRPRDRARFASECLSALEKYLEVTQAELAATEDERPLDYLANLGAVRDARARVDWMGEVVDKLESDLST; this is encoded by the coding sequence ATGGCGAAGTTGACGGAATTGGAAGGGGTCGTTCTAGGACTCGTGCACAGACTGCAACCATGTACCGCGTACACCGTGCGCATGGCGCTGAGTCGATCACCATCTACGTACTGGAGTGGCTCATCAGGCTCAGTCTATCCTGCACTGAAGAGGCTCGAGAATACGCGGCTTCTGGAGTCGACGGCGGATGCTTCCGACGGCCGAAGCCGCAGGTTGATCGTGTTGACTCGGTCGGGTCGCGCTGCGCTTGAAACATGGGTTATGGGCGCGTCCGATCCCGAAGTCGTCTCCTGTGTGTTCGACCCGGTGCGTGCCCGTGCTTTCTTTCTTGAGATACTGCGTCCGCGCGACCGGGCCAGATTTGCTTCGGAGTGTCTTTCGGCGCTTGAGAAGTACCTGGAGGTAACGCAAGCCGAGTTGGCCGCGACCGAGGATGAGCGGCCGCTGGACTACCTCGCCAATTTAGGGGCGGTCCGAGATGCCCGTGCGCGAGTCGATTGGATGGGGGAAGTCGTTGACAAACTGGAGAGCGACCTGAGCACGTGA
- a CDS encoding DoxX family protein: MKARSIISWILFVAVGALYIAIGAGKFTPAAGSMFTGWGLPVWLAPVVGVVEILGGIALMIPRTTRWGVLALSVIMFGAFWTHIANAEFLGILRPVVFSTIFWSAWYLRKVSQRGPDDASAGGANTQVE; encoded by the coding sequence ATGAAGGCCCGCTCAATTATCTCCTGGATTCTTTTCGTTGCGGTAGGTGCCCTGTACATCGCGATCGGGGCAGGGAAGTTCACGCCCGCTGCAGGCTCAATGTTCACTGGTTGGGGGCTTCCAGTCTGGCTGGCACCTGTCGTAGGGGTCGTTGAGATTCTGGGAGGAATCGCGCTGATGATTCCTCGGACGACACGCTGGGGTGTGTTGGCTCTGAGTGTCATCATGTTCGGAGCCTTCTGGACGCATATCGCGAATGCCGAGTTTCTTGGTATCCTCCGACCAGTTGTATTCAGCACGATCTTCTGGTCGGCCTGGTATCTGAGGAAGGTCTCGCAAAGGGGACCGGACGACGCTTCTGCCGGCGGTGCGAACACGCAGGTTGAGTAG
- a CDS encoding adenylate/guanylate cyclase domain-containing protein has protein sequence MFRNVRRRTILRLQLFGWFALTYSTIGFVWEYIETNHSTLDGISVGLAVGITLAAVEESKVGSFTRTMSVGKAILVKSLVYMVVLAVPITIVGFIGGLMQGATLQDFADWILSAEFPIKLALIYLIHVLVVFVRHISRLLGPRTLLRYISGKYHRPRVERRIFMFLDLKSSTMLAETLGSEKYFSFLNTVFRDFSEPILERDAEIYQYIGDEVVLTWPVERGLHDANCIRVFIEILAEIHNRREYYQTQFGHVPEFKAGLHYGDVITAEIGDLKKEIVYNGDVLNTTARIQSMCNHFGQRLIASDALVSVLDLPEFIQPNPLGDVELRGKAEPIGLVALA, from the coding sequence ATGTTCCGCAACGTTAGGCGACGAACGATCCTTCGACTTCAGCTGTTCGGCTGGTTCGCACTAACGTATTCCACGATTGGCTTCGTCTGGGAGTACATCGAAACGAATCACAGCACGCTGGATGGGATCAGCGTGGGTCTGGCTGTGGGAATAACACTTGCGGCTGTAGAGGAGTCGAAAGTCGGCAGCTTTACGCGCACTATGTCCGTCGGTAAGGCAATTCTCGTAAAGAGTCTTGTGTACATGGTCGTCCTGGCCGTCCCGATCACCATTGTTGGATTCATTGGTGGCCTGATGCAGGGCGCGACACTCCAGGATTTCGCTGACTGGATCCTTTCTGCGGAGTTTCCAATTAAGCTAGCCCTCATCTACCTCATTCACGTCCTCGTTGTGTTCGTCCGACACATCAGCCGACTACTCGGTCCCCGCACCCTTCTCCGGTACATCTCAGGGAAATACCACCGCCCGAGAGTGGAGAGACGCATCTTCATGTTTCTGGATCTGAAATCGTCGACCATGTTAGCCGAGACTCTCGGAAGTGAAAAGTACTTCTCCTTCTTGAACACGGTTTTTCGTGATTTTTCCGAGCCGATCCTGGAGCGGGACGCAGAAATATATCAGTACATCGGAGATGAGGTGGTGCTAACCTGGCCGGTCGAGCGAGGACTGCACGATGCAAACTGCATTCGAGTGTTCATTGAAATACTCGCAGAGATCCACAACAGACGAGAATACTATCAGACGCAGTTCGGCCATGTACCGGAATTCAAGGCAGGGTTGCACTACGGCGATGTGATTACCGCTGAAATAGGCGATCTAAAGAAAGAGATTGTCTACAACGGCGACGTATTAAATACGACGGCGCGTATTCAGTCCATGTGCAATCACTTCGGTCAGCGGCTGATTGCATCCGACGCACTCGTATCTGTTCTGGATCTCCCCGAATTCATTCAGCCCAATCCGTTGGGCGATGTGGAATTGCGAGGCAAGGCCGAACCGATCGGCCTTGTGGCACTGGCGTAG
- a CDS encoding DUF1772 domain-containing protein: MDLFLAAAIVATFLCSLVAGFLFAFAVVAMPGIRNLNDAEFIRAFQVMDRVIQNNQPIFLIVWVGSAVVLLVALVLGFGQLEGVDRLLLVASSIVYILGVQLPTVAINVPLNNRLQMLDVVNLDEAERRTARNDFEPRWNTWNVVRAVLSSLAVALLIILLVRL, encoded by the coding sequence ATGGATCTGTTTCTAGCCGCAGCAATTGTTGCCACATTCCTTTGTTCGCTTGTGGCGGGCTTTCTGTTTGCATTTGCCGTGGTGGCCATGCCAGGAATAAGAAACTTGAATGACGCAGAATTTATTCGCGCGTTTCAGGTCATGGATCGAGTGATTCAGAACAACCAACCAATATTCTTGATTGTCTGGGTTGGGTCTGCCGTCGTGCTGCTGGTAGCACTCGTTCTCGGCTTCGGGCAGTTGGAAGGAGTGGATCGGCTTCTTCTAGTCGCTTCATCAATCGTCTATATTCTCGGTGTTCAGTTGCCAACGGTTGCCATCAACGTTCCTCTGAACAACAGGCTGCAAATGCTGGACGTTGTCAATCTCGATGAAGCGGAGCGCCGGACCGCTCGCAACGACTTCGAGCCACGCTGGAATACGTGGAACGTGGTACGAGCAGTGCTCTCGAGTCTCGCGGTGGCCCTGCTCATCATTCTGCTGGTCAGGCTTTGA
- a CDS encoding T9SS type A sorting domain-containing protein, which produces MADSGSLDLSWEAADSDGRPFDATGLPSGVYLYRLRVGDSVETKRMVVVQ; this is translated from the coding sequence ATGGCTGATTCTGGCAGCCTCGACCTCTCGTGGGAAGCCGCGGATTCCGACGGGCGTCCCTTCGATGCCACCGGCCTTCCCTCCGGCGTCTACCTGTACCGCCTCCGGGTCGGGGACTCCGTCGAGACGAAGCGGATGGTGGTGGTGCAGTAG
- a CDS encoding GNAT family N-acetyltransferase → MANRKPIVLRAARPTFEEGLVFARYLDEAAEGFIRLMLGSRSEEIVARAFVCPQNDYSFENVTFAEVDQEIVGMASGFTGRAMQDFSDEPLNRAAGFPALRMRATRIAFAPILRILKSVPDEDFYLLSLAVQQKFRGQGIASALMDSLEERAVEEGSERMSLHVSAKNEGAIRLYRRRGMSVVSSWPTLSFVSPVFVHMSRSVCLETQDRFG, encoded by the coding sequence ATGGCGAACCGCAAGCCAATAGTGCTTCGGGCTGCCAGGCCCACGTTCGAAGAAGGCCTCGTATTTGCCCGCTACCTGGATGAAGCGGCGGAAGGTTTCATCCGCCTGATGCTCGGGTCCCGTTCTGAAGAGATCGTCGCACGTGCGTTTGTATGTCCTCAAAACGATTACTCGTTTGAAAACGTGACGTTTGCGGAGGTCGATCAGGAGATAGTCGGTATGGCCTCTGGTTTTACCGGAAGGGCCATGCAGGACTTCTCTGACGAGCCGTTGAATCGGGCCGCTGGATTCCCGGCCCTGAGGATGAGGGCTACCAGGATCGCCTTCGCGCCAATCTTGCGAATACTGAAGAGCGTTCCCGACGAAGATTTCTACCTCCTGTCCCTGGCCGTCCAACAAAAGTTCCGTGGACAAGGAATCGCTTCCGCGTTGATGGACTCGCTGGAGGAGCGGGCGGTTGAGGAGGGTTCTGAGCGAATGTCACTACACGTCTCGGCGAAGAATGAGGGTGCCATCAGACTCTACCGTCGGCGCGGTATGTCCGTGGTGTCCAGCTGGCCGACACTCTCGTTCGTGTCACCTGTATTCGTTCACATGAGCAGGTCAGTCTGTCTTGAAACGCAGGACCGATTCGGGTAA
- a CDS encoding nuclear transport factor 2 family protein — translation MKSVRVFLAALSVVFLPSCQNGNTESDASTFDFEDASEVITARTKQFTESHITGDLEFLDNVFTEDARAYPPGSDKIATQADISAVNAQYVNEYGVSEFTEVSTNRYGGPDFVVDEGTYTMTYGPDNTSEAGHYINIWKRVDDDWKLFANMWTVMPEETD, via the coding sequence ATGAAATCAGTACGCGTTTTCCTTGCTGCACTTTCCGTGGTCTTTCTGCCTTCTTGCCAGAATGGTAACACAGAGAGCGATGCATCTACCTTCGATTTCGAGGACGCCAGTGAGGTGATTACCGCAAGGACGAAGCAGTTCACGGAGTCTCACATTACCGGCGATCTGGAGTTTCTCGACAACGTGTTCACCGAAGATGCTCGCGCTTATCCGCCAGGGTCAGACAAGATTGCCACCCAGGCTGATATCTCGGCAGTCAACGCGCAGTACGTGAATGAGTACGGTGTTTCCGAGTTTACCGAGGTTTCGACCAATCGATACGGCGGTCCTGATTTTGTCGTGGATGAAGGGACCTACACCATGACGTACGGACCGGACAACACATCGGAAGCGGGTCACTACATAAACATCTGGAAGCGGGTCGACGACGACTGGAAGCTATTCGCCAATATGTGGACAGTTATGCCCGAGGAAACTGACTAG
- a CDS encoding T9SS type A sorting domain-containing protein, producing the protein MNPRNGDVEITLFDMLGRRVLAVDRGSLASGRHQQIVDMTRFASGVYLYKIRVVGDRTVRFTVVGKTCRG; encoded by the coding sequence TTGAACCCCCGAAATGGGGACGTCGAGATCACGCTGTTCGACATGCTGGGGAGGAGGGTCCTGGCGGTCGACCGGGGAAGTCTGGCTTCGGGGCGTCACCAACAGATCGTCGACATGACGCGGTTTGCCAGCGGCGTGTACCTGTACAAGATTCGCGTGGTCGGTGATCGGACGGTGAGGTTCACGGTCGTGGGGAAAACTTGTCGTGGTTAG